Proteins from one Streptomyces genisteinicus genomic window:
- the uraD gene encoding 2-oxo-4-hydroxy-4-carboxy-5-ureidoimidazoline decarboxylase, which produces MTALENPGLARFNASEDSAADTALREVCASGAWASKILAQRPYAGTEALFAASDTATAELTAEDLAEAMAGHPPIGRPKPGDPTSSREQSGMAGASEDLKAEMLELNLAYQDRFGHVFLICATGRTGEQMRDALRERIGNSPEQEREIVRTELGKINRIRLTRLVEQEEA; this is translated from the coding sequence GTGACTGCACTTGAGAACCCGGGCCTCGCCCGGTTCAACGCCTCCGAGGACAGCGCGGCCGACACCGCGCTGCGCGAGGTCTGCGCCAGCGGCGCGTGGGCGAGCAAGATCCTCGCCCAGCGGCCGTACGCCGGCACCGAGGCCCTCTTCGCCGCCAGTGACACCGCCACGGCGGAGCTGACGGCCGAGGACCTCGCCGAGGCGATGGCCGGCCACCCGCCCATCGGCAGGCCCAAGCCCGGCGACCCGACCTCCTCCCGCGAACAGAGCGGAATGGCCGGGGCGTCCGAGGACCTGAAGGCCGAGATGCTCGAACTGAACCTGGCCTACCAGGACAGGTTCGGCCATGTCTTCCTGATCTGCGCCACCGGCCGCACCGGTGAGCAGATGCGGGACGCCCTGCGGGAGCGGATCGGCAACTCGCCCGAACAGGAGCGGGAGATCGTCCGCACCGAACTGGGCAAGATCAACCGCATCCGTCTGACCCGCCTCGTAGAGCAGGAAGAAGCATGA
- a CDS encoding helix-turn-helix domain-containing protein: MSLDHALAQAVKPLVDAMGGTLIEPGDAREDDVVLQWEGEQVVAVRLPQLADSLDHILAALERQHGRPLAELDRRTKQSVVRTLEARGAFSVRHGVETVAGALGVSRFTVYNYLNRENAAKGD; the protein is encoded by the coding sequence ATGAGCCTCGACCACGCGCTCGCGCAGGCGGTCAAGCCGCTCGTCGACGCTATGGGCGGGACGCTGATCGAGCCCGGCGACGCCCGCGAGGACGACGTCGTCCTCCAGTGGGAGGGCGAACAGGTGGTCGCGGTGCGGCTGCCGCAGCTGGCGGACTCCCTCGACCACATTCTCGCCGCGCTGGAGCGGCAGCACGGCCGGCCGCTCGCCGAGCTGGACCGCAGGACCAAGCAGTCGGTGGTCCGGACGCTGGAGGCGCGGGGTGCGTTCTCGGTGCGTCACGGCGTGGAGACGGTGGCCGGCGCGCTGGGAGTCAGCCGCTTCACCGTGTACAACTACCTGAACAGGGAGAACGCGGCGAAGGGCGACTGA
- the pucL gene encoding factor-independent urate hydroxylase translates to MPTILGQNQYGKAENRVVKITRDGDTHHIKDLNVSVALSGDMEEVHYSGSNANVLPTDTTKNTVYAFAKEYGIESAEQFGIHLARHFVTSQEPIHRARIRIEEYAWERIATSDGNSKFIGADEVKHSFVRQGQETRTTEITYDGTSWQVISGLKDLVVMNSTNSEFWGYVKDKYTTLKEAYDRILATQVAAQWRYNWTSDEERMPNWEKSYAQARKHMLQAFAETYSLSLQQTLYQMGSRIINSRSEIDEIRFSLPNKHHFLVDLEPFGLKNDNEVYFAADRPYGLIEATVLRDGVEPRIPVDMTNL, encoded by the coding sequence ATGCCCACGATTCTGGGACAGAACCAGTACGGCAAGGCAGAGAACCGCGTCGTCAAGATCACGCGGGACGGGGACACCCACCACATCAAGGACCTCAACGTCTCCGTCGCCCTCTCCGGCGACATGGAGGAGGTCCACTACTCCGGCTCGAACGCCAACGTCCTGCCGACCGACACCACCAAGAACACGGTGTACGCGTTCGCCAAGGAGTACGGCATCGAGTCCGCCGAGCAGTTCGGCATCCACCTCGCCCGCCACTTCGTGACGAGCCAGGAGCCGATCCACCGGGCGCGCATCCGCATCGAGGAGTACGCCTGGGAGCGCATCGCGACCTCCGACGGCAACTCCAAGTTCATCGGGGCCGACGAGGTCAAGCACTCCTTCGTCCGCCAGGGCCAGGAGACGCGCACCACCGAGATCACCTACGACGGCACCTCGTGGCAGGTCATCTCCGGCCTCAAGGACCTGGTCGTGATGAACTCGACGAACTCCGAGTTCTGGGGCTACGTCAAGGACAAGTACACGACGCTGAAGGAGGCGTACGACCGCATCCTCGCCACCCAGGTGGCCGCCCAGTGGCGGTACAACTGGACCTCGGACGAGGAGCGCATGCCCAACTGGGAGAAGTCGTACGCCCAGGCCAGGAAGCACATGCTCCAGGCCTTCGCCGAGACCTACTCGCTCTCGCTCCAGCAGACCCTGTACCAGATGGGTTCGCGGATCATCAACAGCCGCAGCGAGATCGACGAGATCCGCTTCTCGCTCCCCAACAAGCACCACTTCCTGGTGGACCTCGAACCGTTCGGGCTCAAGAACGACAACGAGGTCTACTTCGCGGCGGACCGCCCCTACGGCCTGATCGAGGCCACCGTGCTCCGGGACGGCGTCGAACCGCGGATCCCGGTCGACATGACCAACCTCTGA
- a CDS encoding FUSC family protein, protein MRWLRVLGAILRAGLTIERTRLEPLVALRAAAGVAIVVGLFLWLVSPAYAASSALGAFSAGTATFQRSWRPRKVLALGAGAGLAVSTFCGYVAAGHPVSFLLVLATWTFLAGMAWSAGPTAGIVSCATVAAMLVTVTLPTSVAEALEHAGVIAFGGLVQAALIWVFPIRRWGAHRDALADAFAALADFSRRLRHDPSAAFDAEPMTVARDAATLTPSQARRRPAVLHGSRGLAERIRPVLATLADPEVGAPAEGPGRDRARDLLATAAGILDAAARAIRRGEPVSVPEDSVENLRRDTRAPGKVEGDAQDTDAGYAEFAGYAGYDGAADPGALRGSALRAARRLADLLEQAVEIADSGDALAPTRAGGQGDARPLRRPTLLRLVPVLHKAFRRELRRDSPVLRHAVRLSAVACAGYGIGSAVSPDHGYWVPITAVMVMRPDFHQTYSRAVARLAGTAVGVGLATAAVQFAQPGSWVTGALAVLAAGLTYLLMRTGYAASQCFTAAYVVLLLGLGGETWQETAGDRVLLTLLGGAMAMTAYALFPAWETPRILDRLADRLDGTSRYAAAVVRGYAEPATESRAEVHDALLAGRAADAAWNEAFLKAKQEPVLHPGLTREEAEDADDALTSLGRAAMLLETHLPGPDARPSPGASRFADALEADTEQAVRDVRRRRALDWDRVEQALDEWSDNDDPVVRGAAELQTRALDELTAAVSRSPLEQDVEPTRQVRRIQREVEAEESGTPPATALTDRTPPQDDSAPGTAAEEDGGPPAAPLPAEEAEGGPPPRAEADGEPAPARDGEPRPAGPGPTGSPHEGRDDGTPRPTGRDADG, encoded by the coding sequence GTGAGATGGCTGCGGGTCCTCGGGGCGATCCTGCGCGCCGGGCTGACGATCGAGCGCACCCGGCTCGAACCCCTGGTGGCGCTGCGCGCCGCCGCCGGAGTGGCGATCGTCGTCGGGCTGTTCCTGTGGCTCGTCTCCCCCGCGTACGCCGCCTCCTCCGCCCTCGGCGCGTTCTCCGCCGGCACCGCGACGTTCCAGCGCAGCTGGCGCCCGCGGAAGGTGCTCGCACTCGGCGCGGGGGCCGGGCTCGCGGTGAGCACCTTCTGCGGATACGTGGCCGCCGGACATCCGGTGTCGTTCCTGCTGGTGCTCGCCACCTGGACCTTCCTCGCCGGCATGGCGTGGTCGGCCGGGCCGACGGCGGGGATCGTCTCCTGCGCCACGGTCGCGGCGATGCTCGTCACCGTCACCCTGCCCACCTCGGTCGCCGAGGCGCTGGAGCACGCCGGCGTCATCGCCTTCGGCGGACTGGTGCAGGCGGCGCTGATCTGGGTGTTCCCCATCCGCCGCTGGGGCGCGCACCGGGACGCCCTCGCCGACGCCTTCGCCGCACTGGCGGACTTCTCCCGGCGGCTGCGGCACGACCCGTCGGCCGCCTTCGACGCCGAGCCCATGACCGTCGCCCGCGACGCGGCGACACTCACCCCCTCGCAGGCCCGGCGCCGCCCCGCCGTACTGCACGGGTCGCGCGGCCTCGCCGAACGCATCCGGCCGGTGCTCGCCACCCTCGCCGACCCCGAGGTCGGCGCGCCCGCCGAGGGCCCCGGACGGGACCGGGCCCGGGACCTGCTGGCCACCGCCGCGGGCATCCTCGACGCCGCCGCCCGCGCGATCCGCCGGGGCGAACCCGTGAGCGTGCCGGAGGACTCCGTCGAGAACCTGCGGCGCGACACCCGGGCTCCGGGGAAGGTCGAGGGGGACGCGCAGGACACCGACGCCGGGTACGCGGAGTTCGCCGGGTACGCCGGATACGACGGGGCCGCCGACCCGGGCGCGCTCCGGGGCTCGGCGCTGCGCGCCGCCCGGCGCCTCGCCGACCTGCTGGAGCAGGCCGTCGAGATCGCCGACAGCGGAGACGCCCTCGCCCCCACCCGGGCCGGCGGGCAGGGCGACGCCCGGCCGCTGCGGCGGCCCACCCTGCTGCGACTGGTCCCCGTGCTGCACAAGGCGTTCCGCCGCGAGCTGCGCCGGGACTCCCCGGTGCTGCGCCACGCGGTGCGCCTGTCGGCGGTGGCCTGCGCCGGCTACGGCATCGGCTCCGCCGTCTCGCCGGACCACGGCTACTGGGTGCCGATCACGGCCGTGATGGTGATGCGTCCGGACTTCCACCAGACGTACTCACGGGCGGTGGCACGCCTCGCGGGCACGGCGGTGGGCGTCGGGCTCGCCACGGCCGCCGTGCAGTTCGCCCAGCCCGGCTCGTGGGTCACCGGGGCGCTGGCGGTGCTGGCCGCGGGACTCACGTACCTGCTGATGCGCACCGGGTACGCCGCGTCCCAGTGCTTCACCGCGGCGTACGTGGTCCTCCTGCTCGGGCTGGGGGGCGAGACCTGGCAGGAGACGGCCGGCGACCGGGTGCTGCTGACCCTGCTCGGCGGCGCGATGGCGATGACCGCGTACGCCCTCTTCCCGGCCTGGGAGACACCCCGCATCCTCGACCGGCTCGCCGACCGCCTGGACGGGACCAGCCGGTACGCGGCGGCGGTGGTGCGCGGCTACGCGGAGCCGGCCACGGAGAGCAGGGCGGAGGTCCATGACGCGCTGCTCGCGGGCCGCGCGGCGGACGCGGCGTGGAACGAGGCGTTCCTGAAGGCGAAGCAGGAGCCGGTCCTCCACCCGGGCCTCACCCGGGAGGAGGCGGAGGACGCGGACGACGCGCTGACGTCGCTGGGGCGTGCGGCGATGCTGCTGGAGACGCATCTGCCCGGCCCGGACGCCCGCCCGTCCCCCGGCGCGAGCCGCTTCGCGGACGCACTGGAGGCCGACACGGAGCAGGCCGTCCGCGATGTGCGCCGCCGCCGGGCACTGGACTGGGACCGGGTGGAACAGGCGCTCGACGAGTGGAGCGACAACGACGACCCGGTCGTCCGGGGTGCTGCCGAGCTCCAGACGCGGGCCCTGGACGAGCTGACGGCCGCGGTGAGCCGCTCGCCGCTGGAGCAGGACGTGGAGCCCACCCGCCAGGTCCGGCGCATCCAGCGCGAGGTCGAGGCGGAGGAGTCCGGCACCCCGCCGGCGACGGCCCTCACGGACCGCACCCCGCCCCAGGACGACTCCGCGCCGGGGACGGCCGCCGAGGAGGACGGCGGCCCGCCCGCGGCACCGCTCCCCGCGGAGGAGGCCGAGGGCGGACCGCCGCCGCGGGCGGAGGCGGACGGCGAGCCGGCCCCGGCCCGCGACGGCGAGCCGCGCCCGGCCGGCCCCGGACCCACCGGCTCCCCCCACGAGGGCCGGGACGACGGCACCCCGCGCCCGACGGGGCGGGACGCGGACGGCTGA
- the uraH gene encoding hydroxyisourate hydrolase: MSTETTASVSTHILDTSAGRPAEGVAIALSARGGPAAAWQPLGGSATDADGRCKDLPALPEGTTHVRLDFETEAYFVKKQDAEAQQDAPANRDSGVFFPEVAITFAVVPGEHYHVPLLLNPFGYSVYRGS; the protein is encoded by the coding sequence ATGAGTACCGAAACCACCGCATCGGTGTCCACGCACATCCTGGACACCAGCGCCGGACGCCCCGCGGAAGGCGTCGCCATCGCGCTGTCGGCCCGTGGGGGGCCGGCGGCCGCGTGGCAGCCGCTCGGCGGCTCGGCCACCGACGCGGACGGACGGTGCAAGGACCTCCCGGCCCTGCCGGAGGGAACGACCCACGTACGCCTCGACTTCGAGACCGAGGCGTACTTCGTGAAGAAGCAAGACGCCGAGGCGCAGCAGGACGCCCCCGCGAATCGGGACAGCGGCGTGTTCTTCCCGGAGGTGGCGATCACGTTCGCCGTCGTGCCGGGCGAGCACTACCACGTACCGCTGCTGCTCAACCCGTTCGGCTACTCCGTATACCGAGGGAGCTAG